One region of Manis pentadactyla isolate mManPen7 chromosome 9, mManPen7.hap1, whole genome shotgun sequence genomic DNA includes:
- the LOC118933137 gene encoding olfactory receptor 52A1-like, with translation MTISNRTVFMPPVLTLIGIPGLESVQGWIGIPFCAMYLVAMIGNSLLLIIIKTERSLHEPMYIFLGMLGVTDIALATTIVPKMLGIFWFHVLEIYFESCLLQMWLIHTFQCIESGILLAMALDRYVAICYPLRHAAIFTHQLLTQIGAVVTLRAAILVAPCLVLIKCRLQFYLTTIISHSYCEHMAIVKLAAENVQINKIYGLFVAFTVAGFDLIFITLSYIHIFITVFHLPQKEARLKAFSTCFPHICVFLQFYLLGFFSFFTHRFGSHVPPYIHILFSSIYLLVPPFLNPLVYGANTKQIQVHVVNMFFS, from the coding sequence ATGACCATTTCCAACAGGACTGTCTTCATGCCTCCTGTGCTCACCCTGATTGGGATCCCAGGCCTAGAATCTGTGCAGGGCTGGATTGGCATCCCATTCTGTGCCATGTACCTTGTTGCCATGATTGGAAATTCCTTGCTTCTCATCATCATCAAAACAGAGCGCAGCCTCCACGAGCCCATGTACATTTTCCTCGGCATGCTGGGAGTCACAGACATTGCACTTGCCACCACCATTGTACCCAAGATGCTTGGCATCTTCTGGTTTCATGTGCTAGAGATTTATTTTGAATCCTGCTTGCTTCAAATGTGGCTCATCCACACATTTCAGTGCATAGAGTCAGGCATCTTGCTGGCCATGGCCCTGGACCGTTATGTGGCCATCTGCTATCCACTAAGGCATGCAGCCATCTTCACCCACCAGCTACTCACCCAAATAGGGGCTGTGGTAACACTCAGGGCAGCCATTCTTGTGGCCCCTTGCTTGGTACTGATAAAGTGCCGGTTACAATTTTATCTTACAACAATCATCTCTCACTCCTACTGTGAGCATATGGCCATTGTGAAACTGGCTGCAGAAAACGTCCAGATCAACAAAATCTATGGTTTGTTTGTGGCCTTCACTGTAGCAGGCTTTGACCTCATATTCATCACATTGtcctatatacatatatttattactGTTTTTCATTTGCCCCAGAAGGAGGCTCGGTTGAAAGCATTCAGTACTTGCTTCCCTCATATCTGTGTCTTCCTTCAGTTCTACCTCCTTGGCTTCTTCTCCTTCTTCACACACAGGTTTGGATCCCATGTCCCCCCTTATATTCATATCCTGTTTTCTAGCATTTACTTGCTGGTCCCACCATTCCTCAATCCACTTGTCTATGGTGCAAACACTAAGCAGATACAAGTTCATGTGgtaaatatgtttttttcataA